One Turneriella parva DSM 21527 genomic region harbors:
- a CDS encoding efflux RND transporter permease subunit: MNKTTEQKERFIDRWLNKYTKLMTAIPEFSHRRRWSILGFFAALTVALSFGLGNLKVDQTFDTWLDAGDSSLLDYHRFRYFFGSDEYVLIMFKPAGKEVFEAETLKKVKALEDELNKKRIEKDSPLGRITRIRTIVSADFLESKNDTLKNRKFIGLTIPDNKLLAEIKKVAFAQRDFPGSFFSKNSEFGAIMILTDYGARIQKSKEPQKAAGSADDFDFSENKAAKKDRNKVPKMESADPTDYMAFNAELEKVLKAHNWANPTVGEPSSQVMDYLIGGGPWVASFFMNIMMTQMGMIMGLALLLILVTLAIAFRSLSAMLWPTLIIALSVVWTLGLIGLADVTMTMMINIVVILNLTVGISSSVHIISGYKYFNVTLDKRPALTKAYEKSGISIMLATLTTLAGMLSLIVVPIVPIRNFAVAASCGILFAYIGTIFLLPALLGIWAPGASRDKATGEKVQGVFERQIQRFIGFIMASTQARPKFIIALFSVIMILSLTGYPRVIVDTNFLESVKPGYGFKETFETLDKHFGGTTNVEIVINTGKNDGLKDVQLLNAMDQLAERAKKERPDFVTKTTSLVNAVKDAHKNLMGRGAVKAGTESPFYSIPADNQKLKQVLLLYDSADPESRKLFADDDWEKGRITLQVVNKSSFEYVEFLSQVEGWLKEYLEPLKKGNADFSYYATGGIPIMMRLTGFLTQSQISSFGLALVVITIIMFLIYGTIRFGIIAMLPNIFPILVTVGVTGWAKIPLDSDTLLVLPIAIGIAVDDTIHFLTHYRGELHAGHDRLDAIKTTLREVGQAMIFTSVILSVGFLIFLPSVYVPFRNFGMLSAIAISSALFADLFFLPALLTVFGKTKKVIGAHS, from the coding sequence ATGAACAAGACGACCGAACAAAAAGAGCGATTCATCGATCGCTGGCTAAACAAATACACGAAACTCATGACTGCAATACCAGAATTCTCGCATCGCCGCCGCTGGAGTATTCTTGGTTTCTTCGCGGCCCTCACTGTCGCGCTAAGCTTCGGCCTGGGTAATCTGAAGGTTGACCAGACATTTGACACCTGGCTCGACGCCGGTGATTCTTCGCTGCTCGACTACCATCGTTTTCGCTACTTCTTTGGCTCGGACGAATACGTACTTATTATGTTTAAGCCCGCCGGCAAAGAGGTGTTCGAGGCAGAAACCCTCAAAAAGGTAAAGGCTCTTGAAGATGAGTTGAACAAGAAGCGCATAGAGAAAGATTCGCCGCTGGGGCGCATTACGCGCATTCGCACGATTGTCAGCGCCGACTTTCTCGAGTCGAAAAACGATACGCTCAAGAACCGCAAGTTCATCGGGCTTACGATTCCCGACAATAAACTGCTCGCAGAAATAAAGAAGGTTGCATTCGCGCAGCGCGATTTTCCCGGCAGCTTCTTCTCAAAGAATTCGGAGTTCGGCGCGATCATGATTCTCACCGACTACGGTGCCCGAATCCAGAAGAGCAAAGAGCCTCAGAAGGCCGCTGGGTCTGCCGACGACTTCGACTTTTCTGAAAACAAGGCCGCGAAAAAAGACCGCAATAAGGTGCCGAAAATGGAGAGCGCCGACCCAACCGATTATATGGCATTTAACGCCGAGCTCGAAAAGGTGCTGAAGGCGCACAACTGGGCCAACCCAACCGTCGGCGAACCCTCGTCGCAGGTCATGGACTACCTCATAGGCGGCGGCCCCTGGGTGGCGTCGTTTTTCATGAATATCATGATGACGCAGATGGGCATGATCATGGGCCTCGCCCTGCTTTTGATACTCGTGACTCTCGCGATCGCCTTTCGTTCGCTTTCGGCGATGCTCTGGCCGACGCTGATTATCGCGCTGTCGGTCGTCTGGACCCTCGGCCTGATCGGTCTGGCCGATGTAACCATGACGATGATGATCAACATAGTCGTGATTCTCAACCTCACAGTGGGCATCTCGAGTTCGGTGCACATTATCTCGGGCTACAAATATTTCAACGTGACGCTCGACAAAAGGCCGGCATTGACGAAGGCCTATGAAAAGTCAGGCATTTCGATCATGTTGGCGACATTGACAACTCTTGCGGGCATGCTTTCGCTGATTGTCGTACCCATCGTGCCGATCAGAAATTTCGCCGTTGCGGCTTCGTGCGGCATTCTGTTCGCGTATATCGGCACCATTTTCTTGTTACCGGCCCTGCTCGGTATCTGGGCGCCGGGCGCTTCGCGCGACAAAGCAACGGGCGAAAAAGTACAAGGTGTGTTTGAGCGCCAGATTCAGCGCTTTATCGGCTTCATCATGGCGTCGACGCAGGCGAGGCCTAAGTTTATCATCGCGCTTTTCAGCGTCATTATGATTCTCAGCCTAACGGGGTATCCCCGGGTGATTGTCGATACGAATTTTCTCGAGTCGGTAAAGCCCGGTTACGGTTTCAAAGAAACTTTTGAAACGCTCGATAAGCATTTCGGCGGCACGACAAACGTTGAGATCGTCATCAATACCGGCAAGAACGATGGGCTAAAAGATGTGCAGCTCTTAAACGCAATGGACCAGCTCGCTGAGCGCGCGAAAAAAGAGCGGCCTGATTTCGTGACCAAAACAACGTCTCTTGTCAACGCCGTAAAAGATGCACACAAGAACCTTATGGGTCGCGGCGCTGTAAAGGCAGGCACAGAATCGCCTTTCTATTCGATACCCGCAGACAACCAGAAGCTAAAGCAGGTGCTGCTTCTGTATGATTCGGCCGACCCTGAGTCGCGCAAACTTTTCGCCGACGATGATTGGGAAAAGGGACGCATTACGCTGCAAGTCGTGAACAAGAGTTCTTTCGAATATGTAGAGTTCTTAAGCCAGGTTGAAGGCTGGCTCAAAGAATACCTCGAACCTCTCAAGAAAGGTAATGCCGATTTCAGCTATTACGCAACGGGCGGAATTCCCATCATGATGAGACTGACCGGCTTTTTGACCCAGTCGCAGATTTCGTCATTCGGCCTTGCGCTTGTTGTGATCACGATCATCATGTTTCTGATCTATGGCACCATACGCTTTGGCATCATCGCGATGTTGCCCAATATCTTTCCGATATTGGTGACGGTCGGCGTGACCGGGTGGGCGAAAATTCCACTCGATTCAGATACGCTGCTGGTGCTGCCGATTGCGATCGGCATCGCCGTCGACGATACGATTCATTTTCTCACGCACTACCGCGGCGAGCTGCACGCAGGCCATGACAGGCTAGATGCAATCAAGACGACCCTCAGAGAAGTGGGGCAGGCGATGATCTTCACCTCGGTAATTTTGTCCGTAGGTTTTCTGATTTTTCTGCCTTCGGTTTACGTTCCCTTCAGAAACTTCGGAATGCTCTCGGCAATCGCCATATCGAGCGCACTCTTCGCCGACCTGTTCTTCTTGCCGGCGCTACTCACCGTATTCGGAAAAACCAAAAAGGTAATAGGAGCACACTCATGA
- a CDS encoding SRPBCC domain-containing protein codes for MSADSLVAPDDSPHTIVNTRTITYSRESVYEGFAKPSLLAEWWGPNGFKNTFHEFDFKPGGIWRFTMHAPNGSDFENFCRFVEIRQNELIVFDHIEPVHAFRMSIEITKAGMGTQVNFVMTFVLQEEYERVKDFVRIANEENFDRLEAVLQRINEAKIGNR; via the coding sequence ATGAGTGCAGATTCTTTGGTGGCACCCGACGATTCGCCGCATACAATCGTCAACACGCGAACTATTACGTATTCACGCGAATCGGTGTATGAAGGCTTCGCGAAGCCCTCGCTTCTCGCCGAGTGGTGGGGGCCGAACGGCTTTAAAAATACGTTTCATGAGTTTGATTTTAAGCCGGGTGGTATATGGCGTTTTACCATGCACGCACCCAATGGCAGTGATTTTGAGAATTTCTGCCGCTTTGTTGAGATCAGGCAGAACGAGCTTATCGTGTTCGACCACATCGAGCCCGTACATGCGTTTCGAATGTCGATCGAAATTACCAAAGCCGGTATGGGTACTCAAGTGAATTTTGTCATGACTTTTGTATTGCAAGAAGAGTATGAACGGGTTAAAGATTTTGTTCGAATAGCCAACGAAGAAAATTTTGACCGCCTTGAAGCGGTGTTGCAAAGAATAAATGAGGCTAAAATAGGGAACAGATGA
- a CDS encoding SRPBCC family protein — MVTADSELVIERVFDAPRELVFRVWTTTEGMLEWWGPTFCPAKQVNMDIRPGGAWRCCLDSEVYGGDLWQHGVFRQVKPYELLEFTFVWEAEGDMGVENVVTIRFFDEGGKTRMHFRQAPFTAVSQRDANNGGWSNMFNRLEDYLKRVRP, encoded by the coding sequence ATGGTCACCGCCGATTCTGAACTCGTTATCGAACGTGTCTTTGATGCTCCCCGAGAGCTCGTTTTCAGGGTTTGGACGACGACCGAAGGTATGCTTGAGTGGTGGGGCCCGACGTTCTGCCCCGCCAAACAGGTCAACATGGACATTCGGCCCGGTGGGGCCTGGCGTTGCTGCCTCGATTCAGAGGTTTATGGCGGCGACCTGTGGCAGCATGGAGTCTTTCGCCAGGTTAAACCTTACGAACTTCTCGAGTTTACTTTCGTGTGGGAAGCCGAAGGCGACATGGGTGTTGAAAACGTTGTCACGATTCGTTTCTTTGACGAGGGCGGCAAGACACGCATGCATTTTCGCCAGGCGCCATTCACTGCAGTTTCGCAGCGCGATGCCAATAACGGCGGCTGGTCGAATATGTTTAACCGGCTCGAAGATTATCTGAAAAGAGTGCGGCCATGA